TTATGCCACTTTATTGATGAACAAATAAAGTGTTACAAGAAAAATATCCAAAAGACTGTCACCTGCATAAAACAAGCGTACACAAAGCCAGAGTACAAAAATGGTGTTTAAAGTTTGAACAGCAAATAGCAGAAAGAACCAAAATTTCACCCATTCAAATTTCTAAACAtgcttaaaaataaaataatgacaaATGATATCTGACCAAAGTACAGTATAATCTAACCTTCAGCCCCTCATAAAGAGCACGTGATCGACAAGAACGTAAGCAAGCATGATCATATTCTGATCGAACAAATTCACGAAGACGTTGTAACTTCATTCTACGCCGCCATTGCTGCCATGACCATGCAAGAGGATACACAAGGATACAAAGAATGCTATGCACTGCTCCTTCCCACCATTGGTAGGCAGCAATAGTATTAATCTCATCCACAAAGGTGTTGAAGGCACCCTCATATCTGGCAGTTAAATACAGAACTACTGAATGGCTATTCCCAGTTTGTATAAATTATTCGAAGAAGAAAGACAAAGACTCCAGATTTTGgggaaaatattaaaatgaagAAAAGAACCAGCCAGAGAAAATGGAGGCAGAAAGAGATACATATTCCTCCTCCCTCATTTTCCCTTCTGGATTAAAGCAAGAGTAAACTTGAAAAAAAACATGACTTCATTGAAACATAACAACCAAAGCAACACATTCAAAACAAAAGAGTAAACTGCCAAGATAAAACGAAAAAATATCAACTTACACAACTTCTTTTATTTGCTGTGGAGGTGTATGAGACAGATGCCAAGGTTCACTGAATGTGTTTGGACCCAAAAAGTACAATCTATAGACATGGCTTTGGGACTCCTCGACCCTGTTTGTTTCCAAAACCTGAAAGAAGCCAATGCCAAATTCCACTTTTTACCTTCAAATTCCACCTAAGCTAGTAAAAATGTAGACAATCTAATACAGTTGCATTATTGTATGTCAATAAGAGACATCTGGACAGACCTCATTCAATGACTCCAGAAATGGAAACGAGTGATCAATTTGAGAACCCTGTTGTGTGGGAGCAGGACCTGGTGACTCATCGACACCAACAAACTTCATTCGAGCTACGCTAAGAACTAACGCTAACAAAATGAGAAGACCTAAAAGGAGAAGAACAAACAACCAGGGCCCTCCAAATGTGTAGATTAGTTCTTCAAGAGCTGTATAACAATGAGGCATATGGTATCTCTCGGAAACACATTTGTAAGGACAAGGACGTTCTGTAACACCACCTATTACAAGGAAAGCTTCTTAAAGTTAGTCTAAGAGTAGCCACCATCAACCATGAATCAGCAAAGAATTGTGTAGAGAACAAAATTTCACGAATTCTGAACAAATAGGATGAGAAAAAGAATCTTGTCAAAATGTAGGAAATACAGAGACTCATACAAGTTAATTTCACTGATGTAGATCTTTTGAATGTTACTTAGTGTCTTAAAAAGATTCATttcctatttatttatttattaaaaaaaacttAACCCCAAAAGCCATAACATTTATGTTGGTGAAAGTAACTTGTATCTGGCCTCCTTATTCCTCTATTGTACGGAAACTAGTGAAAGCCTTTGCAGCTGCTATAAACAGCGCGTCAGTTACAATACCTCGGACAGCAATATAAACAGCTCGATGTGGGAGCTCATCACTCAGGCACGAAACACAAAGGGCTCTATCAGATCCTGTGACATTCTTGAAAGTACCAAGTGGGCATTCCTGTATAGACACAACAGAggaattacaaaaaaaaaaaagagaaaaattcaCAGATAAATACATTTCCGAATTTAGGGAAGGAAAAACAATGGAAACCCACACAATTGGAAATGATAACAGACTGATGATAAAAAAGAAATGACCACCCCCTCCATCCAGGAAGTTCTTTCTTTGCCCTTCTTTCAAGCTGATTCAAGAACCTTATACAAAGAGAAGCTTATAGATACTATTGGGAACTTACCTCACAGAAAATCCCATAAAGACCTTTTGGGCATGGCTTTCCAGACAAAGTTCCACTTCCACCACTACCACCTTGCTCTCCACCCAATCCACCCCTGAGGAAACAGCACACAGCACACGTGACATAAATACAATCAAAGGTAAAGACTGGAACCACTGTTACAAAGTTAAGTCACAACCGTACTGGATTAGTAATTGATCTGAAGGTCGACTAAGAGGACCTTCACGTATCGCTCACCTCCAGCATAACTTATTTACAATAACTTAGGCAATTTTCCCATAAAAAAGAACACAtttaaaataatcaaaacaaattcatgaaaaatactcagtattaACCACTTGCTTATTGCTCCTAACAGGCTAATACTATATGGTATATAGATATAAACCAATAAATAGATGCTTCCACAGAAATAGATTTGCAAAAATCTCAAAAGGACGTGTGGGATACACGAAGAAACCACAATGGAATTCTTTGTAATACCTTTAATTTAATGAGCTGTCAGTCACAGAGATCTTAAATGCATTCATAGGATCCATCTTGTAAAAATGCATTAACAGTTGAAAACAcctaatccccccccccccccaaaaaaaaaaaaaaaaaaatctaatccAGTCTCTAGCTTTATCTCCTAACTGGATCTTAGACCAGCTAAGCAATCGCAAAGAATGAAGCAACAAATTGCACTTGAGGTTCAGAAGTTGATTGTGGCCATCAGGCCCAATAACAAATTACTAATTGATGCAACTAATAAACCAACATTCATTAGAATTTGAAATCAGATGCTCAGGAAGTATCATAAGCAACGTAATGACATACTTCCAAAGAGAACAATGAAAAGTGCGGCTACAACTCTATCCAGTCATTGAAGTGAAACTATGCATCTTCATGTTATAAGCAGAGAATTTGACAAGAAATATCAATTACATAGCAAAGTAATCTGAACAACAGCAAAAGAATGCAAACACAACAAGACTTAACATTTGGATATTTCAGGTCTAGCTATTTGCATCTCTTGATAGTGCAATAATACAGTCGAGAAAAAATGGTTTATGAATTCAGGAAAACAAGATTGCATCTTTCAATGAATTGAAACATGGCATTACCAGCAGGCTAGAACATAGAACGATGGACCTGTTTACTTCAGCAATTTCTATAGTACAATAACTAGACTAGAAAAAGATGCACTAAGATGACTACACAAGTTATCCACAACTTATCAAATGAATCGTGTATATCCCAAAGTACGCAACTTAACAATAGCGCAACTCGTGAAAATGCAATATGTTGATTCATAACTGCACAAACCTTGTATAGATGCTCCCATTCACAGTTGCTATTGGCTGATACACATCTCCAGTAGGAATGTCCGACCAGTGAAAGTGTATTCGTCCACCacctccaccaccaccaccactggAACTGCTACTACCTCCAAGGCTTGACATGGTGCCAGATTCACCAAGATGGAGTGATTTCAAAAACAATAGAATACTTCCACCGGATCCACCTCCAGGCCCTATGTACTGATCTCTAGTTAGATAACCTTTCTTCCTGAAGCTTTCTTCAAAGCTGTCCCCGTCAGAGTCAACTTTGCCTTTGACCGACAAATACATCAGGGGATGCTCCCACGAACCCATTACTGCATTTGGATGACAGCAGAAAAAAGAGAAACAGAGCAAACAGATTTATATAATACCCAAAGATAGTGTAATAACAAAGCATTAAAAACAATAATCTGTTTTTCACAGCAACTGGTCAAACAGTAGCATGTAATTGGAACCTCATGAATGAGTAAAGCATCAAGACAACATTCACGAAAGCTGATATAGCTTGACGAGTCACAGGCATTCAAGCCAAAAACCTTTTTTTTAATCAGGTAAGGTAAAATTCAATTAATAGGAGCATCCAGAGGATGCAAACTCCGATTCAAGCTAAAAACCTACACTTGATACTGGCTTTAAATAGGTAGAAGCACACGGAAGTTGACAAGGTTAGAGAATTTGTTGCACATGTGATACTTTACTGTGACATTTGAAAAAATATGCATATCACATTTTATGAAGTATGTTTTCTTGCTCGTTAACACTTTAGTTTGAATAATGAACTGAGCTTGAATAAGGAAGTGAACTTAGAGGAACAATCTTACATTTTCTCAAGCCCCTTTTATTTGTTTTCCAGCTTTCTGTCCAAAGCAAATTCTTTAGGTACAAGATGGTTGGTTAGGAACAATCTAATGGATCATCTGATACACGCTCCCTTCCCTCAGCAAAGAGAAACAATCGACATTTTATCAACAAAAGTACTTGGACCTAGTGGAGAACACAACTAAAAGCTGGAGATTGGAGAGGATCAGCAACGAAAGGAAGGCGACATGGAAGATGACACCTACTTGTCTCCATTTGGAGTATATAGAACGAATGGAATAGGAGATCATTTTGTAATAGTGAGAATGATGTAGAAAGCACGAATAGATCTTTGTTATTGCACACATATTTTTGGTGCAAGGAGAAAATAATGTTGTATTAATAGTTGGGAAAACTTGGTGGAAGACAATGTATGACTCAAGCAGAGCGACACACACATCTTGTATGTATTTTCTTACACTGAATTGGTGCTTATTAATGAAGCATTTGACTTATCCAAAAAGAGTCCTTGGACCTTAGAGGGGAAGGAAAAGAGGAAGACTACAAACAATGGAAGAAGAAGCATTAGATGCAGATACCAAAACTGCCATGTTTGGAGAATAAGAAGACCCCAGATCTTCAATCAATGAACACTCTACTATGCCTGCAGACTATACAAAACATCTGTAACTACTACTTAATTCGAAAAAGGAGTAAATAGCAGAGATACATGCGCGACCGCTCGAGAGAAAACATGGACAAATTATTACCACACTTTTGGTAGCTAGTCAATTACGGTGGATGGTGCAGAGTCTGTTCGGAATATAGTGGACGATGCCCATTACAGAAAAGGATGTGATGTTTAGCTGGGGTTTCCGACGAAGGAATAGAAGATGTAGAGCATGTGATGATATCTTGTGGATACTCTAGAAGAAAAAAGGAAGCTTGTGAAAGTGTGGAAAATAATTTTGTACTGAGTGCTAGTTTCTTGTTACTGGTTAAAGCTTGATGTACCGACAAGGTTTTTAAAAGTATAGATAAGCGGCTATTATTTGTAAAGAACCATATGTTTGTGCAGGTCTTCTACTTCTTTATACCACTCGTATAGCGGGTGAATTTGAAAAAGATGTATCTTTCTTTCAAAATTTTAGTAATTTGGGGGTGATTAATCCATTCAATAAAATCTGATTTTTGAATCAAACCAGGATGAATGCGGAGTTGGTCTGACCTCTCAGTTGAATGTAAGACTTAGCTGGTATGGTTGCGACAAAAAGAAGTGGCATTTAAAACTGTTGTCGGATTAACATTTAAATTTGGCATTACAAAGCTTGCATTGTCTTTTTTCACCAGGCCCATGGCATGCCATGACAATGCTTCTACTACTTAAAGAGGAAAATTCAAGATCATATGAAGAATTTCACCATTAGTACAAAATCAATAAAGCAATAGATGTTTATGCAATTTGTTTCATTACCAAATCGAGTTGATCAAACCATCCACAAGTTTGTCACTTGTCATATACAAAAAGATAAAGCTAGCACAGGGAAGAAAGTGGAAGTTGGGGATTATAGTGAAGAAGACGAATCCAACTTACCCAAAACACCACCACCAGCAGTTGATCCAGCTAGGCTACTATTCCCACTTCCACTGCCGGGTTCACATGGCAAATTGGGATCTCCATATGTGATGCCACCCGCAATGCAGCTTCCATTATAATATCCATATCCACCTTCACCACCATGACCAGCACCACTGCCAAGATCATTGCTTAGAACTGATCCTTTGCCTACTCCTCCAATGCAGCCTGTGGAGATGACACAATGGAATCGATGAAACAATGAGGTTATATATTACATTCTGAGAAAGTATATTGTTGTCGTTTGATTTGTTTGACAATTTTAACATTGAATTTTTGCATCTAAATGTGAGCTTTTTTCTATAAGGCAAATTTGACCTTTCTCTAACAGAAAAATTTGAACTCTCAAAGCAATGATAGTTATTTCTCAGACACTAAAGACATTAAACCATGCCTTAAGAAAAGCAATATAAGATAAGGGTTACATTGAAAAAGTTAATATGACAACATCAAATataaattgaaggaaattaagAACAGACCCATCCCTGATGTGCTAATAATTCCATAAGGTTGCACATCTACAGTCCTTGCTCTGTGGAAATGAACAACAGATCCTTCTATGAGGCCTTCAACAAGGATATCTTCAACTCGGCAGATCTGCAGATAAAGCAAGAATTAGAGTTGCATAAGTGCACCGTACAATCTATACACACATCATGCAGAGATGTCTGTTTTGATACTGGGCAGAAATTAGCACCTGTAAAGTGAATGATAGAGAAGAGTTCACGTTGCAGTCTTCAGGAGGGTGGAGCAATTCAAAAGGACAACCTGGACTATCACAGTTCAACTTCGGTTTCCTATCAAGCACCAAATATCCCATTAGCAAATCAAAGAAAGCTTCTTGGAAAAGAAACAATAGGGGGAAGGAACAAGAAGTAATTAGGAACTCACACAGCATCAGCTGTCGCATTTCGTGAAGGACCACGCAAAACTGATCCTGGTCCAATCTGCACGCAGTAAGAGAAAAGTAGgcaagaaataaaataaatagataTGATATATAGAAAAAAATGGTCAACCCAAACTACATATAAGGTCCAGGAACTGGAATACCAAGCTCCTCAGGAGCTGAGGCAGAACACAGACCAGGTAAAAACCCAAGCAAAGACTAAGCTCAGTTACCACCTTGCTAGTGAAAAGAATTGGAACAGTAATACAGATACCCAATGAAGACTGACATATATTATCTTGCATCTGATATTCATACAAAGACGGCGAGGGAGAAAGAAATTACTACACGCAATTTGAAAAATCCATATACTGATGTCAAAAACACCACAAAAGATCAAGTGACCAGGAAAAACCAAGTGTCGAAAGAAAGCAAGTATAGACCAGTTAGGAATCTACTGCACATCTCCTATAAAAGCAGAAACAAAAGGATGCAAAACAAGATTTCTGCTCACATTGACGCTGTAAAATAAAGACAGGACCAGTCTTTGAGCTTCAATAGCATCTCCTGGTCCAGATAAATTCAACAACCCTTGGCCATGAACTCCAAGATTTGCATTCGAACGAATTTGAGATGATTCCTGCATAAGATGGCACGTAGAGGACATCTCAAAATGAACAAGTACGATAAGACAACCAAGAAAAACAAGCAACGGAAAAAGAAAGAGCACCTTAAGAACAATTAGGTTACTAGCCTCGAGCATTGTTGTCTCAACATTTTGATCTCCACCACCATCAATTATCATTTTCGAATTCCACATCAGAAACATTTTGACAGACATCCGTAGCGCTCCAAAAACCTGAAAAAAACAAGTCAGATAACATTCACTGCCAAAGCTTCAGAAATACGCTAATACAAGAGACAGCGCTTGGGGACAATGAGTATAAGAGCAGCAATATAATCATGATTCTAGAAGCAGAGTGAAGAAATTTATGCCAAAGAGCCAAAAGAAAGCATAAAACCACAGAAGCAAAACTGAGGGTGGCTGAAGTAGGTATTTTACCCTAcctaccttatcaaaaaaatagGTACAAGAGCATACAACACGAAGGGAACAGCAGCAGCGAGATAGACCAGACATTGTCAGTGAATAAAACTCCAACTTCTCTTTCATCCTAATGAATAATTTTGACAAATCTTCCTTAAAACCATAATAACGATAGAAACATTAATCTACAATCAAATAAGGAACAGCATTCAGAGGATCCCAAGTCATTTGGTTGCTTATGACCCCAAATAATGAAGGAACAAACTATAAACTCTCCTTTTGATTCTAGACATGCAAATCTTtgtgaaataaaagaaaaaggtgctGGACCACAGTTTCAAAATTGGTGCCGCGCATTGCACAATATCTACGAGTCGTCCCCGCTATTATTATCCTTTTTTCAGTAAGCAAAATGATTATAGCAAAAATCTTAGGTTAAATAACCGAAGGTAGGGTCCTAAATCATTTTGACATAGGTAGAACCCTAAATCATGTAAAACTAAACATAGAAAGTTCTCAAAATAACCAACTCTAGATAATTTTCAGTTTATATTCAGTGAGCTACTTGACAGCCTCAGGCATCTGCACTACAAGGAGAGACCTTATTTTAGTacgaggagagatacagcagcatGAAAAGATGGTTTCAAAGCTAGCGTCACCTGCTTCCATCTGGAACTTTTCCCTttgtttaaaattattttatgctTTTATATGACAGTGTCAGAAAATGTAAGACTATGAGGAGACATTACGGTTAATGGTTAATCAAGCTGTTATTAGAGTACAATTACAACATAACAGCAGGGAGACCTTACGCTTAGCTAAGCTGTTTTTCAACTTCCGTGTAGTAGCTTTAGCAAACACATGCAATATGTATTGCATGTACTGATGTTTCCATTGGTCAATGCAAGTAATGCATCAAAGTAGACGCTCCAAAGGACAGCTATAACATCATTCAAGTAGAAGAAAAGAAGAGTAGAGGCACAAGCTAGAGTCTAACAGTTAAGAGTTTATGAAGACAATTGTAAATGAAAAACAGATGTGAAAAAGACTTTCCAATTGGAATATTGCATGAACACTTCTATAGATCACCAAAAGAAAGGGCTTAAGGAGACTACAACCGTTATTAAACAACAAATCTGTATTTGCAAGGAGATTCTACCGCTTACCTTAATGACAGAATCACTCATCAAAAGCTCCTCTGCCAATAATTCAAACTCTGACATCGCATAACGTGCCAGCCCAAAGCTCAGCGCTCCATTACACAAAAGGCTGATTTGACCTTGGACCTATATAAGAGAGATAAGATACTCATATAACCAAAAAAACAGAGGCAGGGGTGCAAAACAGAAGGAAGCTGGAGAACCACTACGATGCTTAGGCTGCTAAGTTTCCCAAGGCATTTCATTGTCACCTCAAGGTGAAAAGAAACTCCTTGGCTTGTTTGGCTTTTCAAGAAGTGAAAGTAAAAGAATTATTTTAAGCTTCTGAATAATTAAAGTCTTCAATTAAAAGGGgtgttataaaaataattttactgaAGAGCTCTATAACTGGAAAAGCAAAAAAAGGATTGGAGCGTTTTGTATCACTTTTATTCTTTCAGAGCCCTTGGACCCCCATTGCCGCTCTTGGGGATTTTATCTTTCTATCTTTTACATGTTCCTTTCACATGTAAGGAAATCAAGTTCTTCTTAGATGAAAAAAGTTAGATGTCA
The DNA window shown above is from Nicotiana tomentosiformis chromosome 8, ASM39032v3, whole genome shotgun sequence and carries:
- the LOC104097881 gene encoding uncharacterized protein isoform X2; this encodes MALTLLLFLVFFVNPLSISSYSDDDSELILFHQDYSPPAPPPPPPHPPSVSCEDDLGGVGSLDTTCKIVSNVNITKSVYIEGKGNFYVLPNVTLNCTFTGCEIGINVTGNFTLGENSVILVGTFQLVADNATFSNSSAVNTTGLAGSAPAQTSGTPQGVEGAGGGYGGRGACCLTDEKKIQEDVWGGDAYGWSTLQMPWSYGSKGGTTSKVVDYGGGGGGKIMLLVDKFLEVNGSVLADGGDGGVKGGGGSGGSIYIKAYKMTGNGRISACGADGFAGGGGGRVSVDIFSRHDEPEIFAYGGSSRGCPENAGAAGTFYDNVPRSLTVSNHNKSTSTDTLLLDLPQPLLTNVYIRNHAKAAVPLLWSRVQVQGQISLLCNGALSFGLARYAMSEFELLAEELLMSDSVIKVFGALRMSVKMFLMWNSKMIIDGGGDQNVETTMLEASNLIVLKESSQIRSNANLGVHGQGLLNLSGPGDAIEAQRLVLSLFYSVNIGPGSVLRGPSRNATADAVKPKLNCDSPGCPFELLHPPEDCNVNSSLSFTLQICRVEDILVEGLIEGSVVHFHRARTVDVQPYGIISTSGMGCIGGVGKGSVLSNDLGSGAGHGGEGGYGYYNGSCIAGGITYGDPNLPCEPGSGSGNSSLAGSTAGGGVLVMGSWEHPLMYLSVKGKVDSDGDSFEESFRKKGYLTRDQYIGPGGGSGGSILLFLKSLHLGESGTMSSLGGSSSSSGGGGGGGGRIHFHWSDIPTGDVYQPIATVNGSIYTRGGLGGEQGGSGGSGTLSGKPCPKGLYGIFCEECPLGTFKNVTGSDRALCVSCLSDELPHRAVYIAVRGGVTERPCPYKCVSERYHMPHCYTALEELIYTFGGPWLFVLLLLGLLILLALVLSVARMKFVGVDESPGPAPTQQGSQIDHSFPFLESLNEVLETNRVEESQSHVYRLYFLGPNTFSEPWHLSHTPPQQIKEVVYEGAFNTFVDEINTIAAYQWWEGAVHSILCILVYPLAWSWQQWRRRMKLQRLREFVRSEYDHACLRSCRSRALYEGLKVAATPDLMLAYLDFFLGGDEKRSDLPPSLHQRFPMSLLFGGDGSYMAPFSLNNDNVITSLMSQSVPPTTWYRLVAGLNAQLRLVRRGCLSTMFRPVLRWLETFANPALRVYGIRVDLASFQATTDSYTQFGLSVCVIEEEAGLVSFEGLDEGSRSEHLSSCCHYCEIVTWSSYGH